One region of Methanobacterium sp. genomic DNA includes:
- a CDS encoding ABC transporter substrate-binding protein translates to MIVFAAALPFSSTSRAADELVAAVGTHGGEPEAGFDPINGWADGTEPLIQSTLFKRDNTSLVNDLATNYSVSSGGLTWTVKIRDDVKFTDGVPLTAKDVAFTFNKTANGSSGMDLSMIESIKALDNTTIQFKLNDPQSTFIYKLAGLGIVPEHAYNNETYGQKPVGSGPYKFVQWDKGQQLILERNDEYYGKKPYFKKITILFMEEDAAFAAARSGRVDIAEIPVSLANQTVNGMKIISLDSIDARGISFPMQPDVGKKTEDNYTIGNNVTSDAAIRKALNVGIERQVLIDGALNGQGTEEFTGVDRLPFGNKEATFEDGNTDEAKKILSSGGWKDTDGDGILEKNGLKAEFTLTYPSNDQTRQALAVSVAEQAGKIGIKINVEGKSWDEIDVSAYSTPNVWGYGSIDPTDMYLRYYSVRSGSGEWSKYNNVIFYNNSAVDNNLRKAMTSFNQNTSNKYWGAAAWDGTTGYSQKGDAAWLWIATLKYVYIVDDSLDIGTPGLQPHGADIFNNIYEWKRTHQNS, encoded by the coding sequence TTGATAGTTTTTGCTGCAGCTTTACCATTTAGCTCGACTTCTAGAGCTGCCGATGAATTAGTAGCAGCTGTAGGAACACATGGCGGAGAGCCTGAAGCTGGTTTTGACCCCATTAACGGATGGGCAGACGGAACAGAACCACTCATTCAAAGTACTCTTTTTAAAAGAGATAATACATCTCTTGTCAACGATTTAGCCACAAACTATTCTGTTAGTAGCGGTGGATTGACATGGACAGTTAAAATAAGAGATGATGTCAAATTCACCGATGGAGTACCTTTAACTGCAAAAGATGTTGCATTTACATTTAATAAAACAGCTAATGGCAGTAGTGGAATGGATTTATCAATGATAGAAAGCATTAAAGCTTTGGATAACACTACAATCCAGTTTAAATTAAATGATCCTCAATCAACTTTTATTTATAAACTTGCAGGGCTGGGTATTGTCCCTGAACATGCTTACAACAATGAGACTTATGGTCAAAAGCCTGTAGGTTCTGGCCCATATAAATTTGTACAGTGGGATAAAGGCCAGCAGTTAATACTTGAAAGAAACGATGAATACTACGGTAAAAAACCATATTTTAAAAAGATAACCATTCTGTTTATGGAAGAAGACGCTGCTTTCGCTGCAGCTAGATCAGGACGGGTTGATATAGCTGAAATCCCTGTTTCACTTGCCAATCAAACAGTAAATGGTATGAAAATAATATCTCTTGATTCTATTGATGCTCGAGGGATCAGTTTCCCAATGCAGCCAGATGTGGGTAAAAAAACTGAAGATAACTATACAATTGGAAATAATGTGACCTCTGATGCTGCAATCAGAAAAGCATTGAATGTGGGGATTGAAAGACAGGTATTAATTGATGGCGCCTTAAACGGACAGGGAACTGAAGAATTCACTGGTGTAGACAGGTTACCCTTTGGAAATAAAGAGGCTACTTTTGAAGACGGAAATACAGATGAAGCCAAGAAAATTCTGTCTTCAGGAGGCTGGAAAGACACTGATGGTGATGGTATCTTAGAAAAAAATGGATTAAAAGCAGAATTTACTCTTACGTATCCATCTAATGACCAAACAAGACAAGCATTAGCTGTTTCAGTAGCTGAACAGGCAGGAAAGATTGGTATAAAAATAAACGTTGAAGGTAAAAGCTGGGATGAGATTGATGTATCAGCCTACTCAACCCCTAATGTTTGGGGTTACGGATCTATAGATCCAACTGATATGTATTTAAGATACTATAGCGTTCGTTCAGGAAGCGGAGAATGGAGTAAATACAACAATGTAATATTCTACAACAACTCTGCTGTGGATAATAATTTAAGAAAGGCTATGACATCTTTTAATCAAAATACCAGTAACAAATACTGGGGAGCGGCTGCATGGGATGGGACAACAGGATATTCCCAAAAAGGCGATGCTGCATGGTTGTGGATAGCGACTCTTAAGTACGTCTACATCGTGGATGATAGTTTAGATATTGGAACTCCTGGGCTCCAGCCCCACGGTGCAGATATCTTTAACAATATCTATGAGTGGAAACGTACCCATCAAAATAGCTAA
- a CDS encoding ABC transporter permease, whose amino-acid sequence MKHEKLLRFTRREKLLGFAGKKTLKLISLLIGVCLASFWLVEQSPVDPVRAYIGEMSVTPEKQAQLEEYWGVNKPPQEKFLNWAGNILKGDFGISLIYRIPVIDVIKERFTASLILMATSWLISGILGFILGIIAGMRKGTWIDKVIKTYCYTLAATPTFWLALIFLMVFSVYLGWFPIGLSVPIGVTAGNVTFLDWLHHLILPALTLSLLGVAKIAMFTREKLTEVLSSDYVLFANARGEKGLNLVLRHGIRNVALPAVTLQFLGFSELFGGAVLVEQVFSYPGIGQAAVEAGLRSDVPLLLGIVLVSALFVFFGNTIADVIYEFVDPRIKQEEAAS is encoded by the coding sequence GTGAAACATGAAAAATTATTGAGATTTACCCGGCGTGAGAAATTACTAGGCTTTGCTGGGAAAAAGACCCTTAAATTAATAAGCCTTTTAATTGGGGTCTGTCTTGCCAGTTTCTGGCTTGTTGAACAGTCTCCAGTAGACCCAGTTAGGGCATATATTGGGGAAATGTCAGTAACTCCGGAAAAACAAGCCCAACTTGAAGAATACTGGGGCGTTAATAAACCTCCACAGGAAAAATTCTTAAACTGGGCTGGAAATATTCTAAAAGGAGATTTTGGAATTTCATTGATTTATAGAATTCCAGTTATTGATGTGATTAAAGAAAGATTTACAGCATCATTGATTCTTATGGCGACTTCCTGGCTAATTTCAGGAATTTTAGGTTTTATCCTGGGAATAATAGCAGGGATGAGAAAAGGAACGTGGATAGATAAAGTGATAAAAACTTATTGCTACACTTTAGCCGCCACTCCGACGTTCTGGCTGGCGTTGATTTTTTTAATGGTATTTTCAGTGTATTTAGGGTGGTTCCCCATAGGATTAAGCGTACCTATAGGTGTTACAGCAGGTAATGTGACCTTTTTGGACTGGCTGCATCATTTAATTCTCCCTGCACTAACTTTAAGTTTACTTGGAGTTGCCAAAATTGCAATGTTCACCCGGGAAAAGTTAACAGAAGTTCTATCAAGTGATTACGTATTATTTGCAAATGCAAGAGGTGAAAAAGGATTGAATCTTGTACTGCGACATGGAATTAGAAATGTTGCACTTCCAGCAGTTACATTACAGTTTTTAGGGTTCAGTGAATTGTTTGGAGGGGCAGTTCTGGTTGAACAGGTATTTTCATATCCTGGAATTGGACAGGCCGCGGTAGAAGCTGGATTAAGATCCGATGTACCTCTACTTTTAGGAATAGTCCTCGTAAGTGCCTTATTTGTCTTCTTTGGAAATACGATAGCAGATGTTATATATGAATTCGTTGATCCAAGGATAAAACAGGAGGAGGCAGCGTCATGA